In Mustela lutreola isolate mMusLut2 chromosome 1, mMusLut2.pri, whole genome shotgun sequence, one genomic interval encodes:
- the LOC131824606 gene encoding ATP synthase subunit g, mitochondrial-like — translation MAQFVCNLAEKAPALVNAAVTYSKPRLAIFWHYAKVELVPPTPAEIPTAIQSLKKIVKSAQTGSFKQLTVKEALLNGLVATEVWMWFYVGEIIGKRGIIGYNV, via the coding sequence ATGGCCCAGTTTGTCTGTAACCTGGCGGAGAAGGCCCCGGCGCTGGTGAACGCTGCTGTGACTTACTCAAAGCCTCGATTGGCTATATTTTGGCACTATGCCAAAGTTGAGCTGGTTCCTCCAACCCCTGCTGAGATCCCTACAGCTATTCAGAGCTTGAAAAAAATAGTCAAGAGTGCTCAAACTGGTAGCTTCAAACAGCTCACAGTTAAGGAAGCTCTGCTGAATGGTTTGGTGGCCACCGAGGTGTGGATGTGGTTTTATGTCGGCGAGATCATAGGCAAGCGTGGCATCATTGGCTATAATGTTTGA